In one window of Frigoriglobus tundricola DNA:
- a CDS encoding c-type cytochrome, producing the protein MRYRIFLCALALLPSSAARAVEPSDLKPGLIATYTPPGQASGSVTRLEPTVALALNKNEAPHPRLEQLGRATWKGYVNVTRSGKYAFAANVTGGVLEVKLSGKPVLVLKDGADALQKLSGAAVSLDGGVLPFEATFTATGPAPRIELFWEGPGFIKEPLAYQFLGHLANERTKDFDRDGTLEHGRFKFEELSCVRCHQPTGADKMAKTLAERTGPNLAEIGKRAYPGWIYSWLADPSKLRPHTTMPKTFADTDAGAVERYAVTQYLISLTGKPLDVYKFPTVPPDNLKQSMERGRVLYHVTGCAACHNDPAPRKKKDEEDEKEPLVPADYVYGVNALAGATAKYNLGAVGSKTRPDTLSVFLQNPLKTNPAGRMPHMNLSGGEATDIARYLSRTVDESVTPDNVPVPKEKPTDVLARLPGADKPDAAFDTFSPEKQWAHVGARLFQIRGCVNCHSVDSTGKSAQPHAFASLEKVKAAGATGCLDATPDAAKVPVYKLDPKERDAIVAFVKDGLTGAGSPAPAYQARVALKRFNCLNCHQRDGEGGIPVELADQMRQLERAENADDVRPPVLSGVGHKTRTTWLKSVLTQSGRARPWMQLRMPQYGEPNVGFLPTAIAALEGTVPDDTVHVVERTAAKVAAGRNIVGKGGLGCVSCHDIGGVANTGTRGPDLATINQRVRYEWYERWLSQPLRMAPGTRMPQAFVDGKSTLRSVLDGDPHKQAEAMWAYLALGPGLPLPDGLEPPKGLVIAVRERPEILRTFMPDAGSKGIAVGYPGYTSIAFSADQCRTAYAWNGNFLDASPVWANRGGAPAKLLGQKFWTAPGGHPWGLTANSRIPPDFLARVNNPAFGQPLPLDPPRVYDGPMAVQFDGYSLDKDGKPTFRYHLDETGRDAVLDVAETPFPLKTLFAPGLGRKFEATVPGGFQAWFLAGSTNKEPRVYDAAGKAVKIDPKAETVTAPAVGTRVVLPGDGDRATVLEAAGAPAGSTWRFVPNKGGWLAVLKLPEARAEQKVAFTLNLWALPKDDEGLLKELFGP; encoded by the coding sequence ATGCGATACCGCATCTTCCTTTGCGCGCTCGCGCTCTTGCCATCAAGCGCGGCTCGTGCGGTCGAACCGTCCGACCTGAAGCCCGGCCTCATCGCGACCTACACTCCGCCCGGTCAAGCCAGTGGGAGTGTGACGCGACTCGAACCAACCGTGGCGCTCGCCCTGAACAAGAACGAAGCGCCGCACCCGCGCCTCGAACAACTCGGCCGGGCAACCTGGAAGGGCTACGTCAACGTCACACGCTCCGGGAAATACGCGTTCGCCGCGAACGTGACCGGCGGCGTGCTGGAGGTGAAGCTTTCCGGTAAACCTGTTCTCGTTTTGAAGGACGGCGCGGACGCCCTCCAAAAGCTCTCCGGCGCAGCGGTTTCGCTCGATGGTGGGGTTTTGCCTTTCGAGGCCACCTTCACGGCGACCGGCCCCGCCCCACGAATCGAACTCTTCTGGGAGGGGCCGGGGTTCATCAAGGAACCGCTCGCCTATCAGTTCCTCGGTCACCTGGCCAACGAACGGACGAAGGACTTCGACCGCGACGGCACCCTCGAACACGGGCGCTTCAAGTTCGAGGAGCTGTCGTGTGTGCGGTGCCACCAGCCGACCGGGGCCGACAAAATGGCGAAGACGCTGGCGGAACGCACCGGCCCGAACCTCGCGGAAATCGGCAAACGGGCCTACCCCGGGTGGATTTACTCGTGGTTGGCCGACCCGTCGAAGCTCCGGCCGCACACGACGATGCCCAAGACGTTCGCGGACACCGACGCCGGCGCGGTGGAGCGGTACGCCGTCACGCAGTACCTGATCTCCCTCACCGGCAAACCGCTCGACGTTTACAAGTTCCCCACGGTCCCGCCGGACAACCTCAAGCAGAGCATGGAACGGGGCCGCGTACTCTACCACGTCACCGGATGTGCGGCCTGCCACAACGACCCGGCCCCGCGCAAAAAAAAGGACGAAGAGGACGAGAAAGAACCGCTTGTCCCGGCGGATTACGTCTACGGGGTGAACGCACTGGCCGGCGCAACCGCGAAGTACAACCTCGGTGCGGTCGGCAGCAAGACGCGACCGGACACCCTCTCGGTGTTCCTCCAGAACCCGCTCAAAACCAACCCGGCCGGGCGGATGCCGCACATGAACCTGAGCGGGGGAGAGGCGACCGACATCGCCCGCTACCTGAGCCGCACGGTGGACGAGAGCGTGACCCCCGACAATGTTCCGGTGCCAAAAGAGAAGCCAACTGATGTACTCGCCCGCTTGCCGGGTGCCGATAAGCCGGATGCCGCGTTCGACACCTTCTCCCCTGAGAAGCAATGGGCTCACGTCGGGGCGCGCCTGTTCCAGATCCGCGGGTGCGTGAACTGCCACAGTGTCGATTCGACCGGCAAGTCCGCCCAGCCGCACGCGTTCGCGTCCCTCGAAAAAGTGAAGGCGGCCGGCGCCACGGGTTGCCTGGACGCCACCCCCGACGCGGCGAAAGTCCCCGTGTATAAACTCGATCCGAAAGAGCGGGACGCCATTGTCGCGTTCGTGAAGGACGGCCTCACCGGTGCCGGTTCGCCCGCGCCGGCGTATCAGGCGCGGGTCGCACTCAAGCGGTTCAACTGCCTCAACTGCCACCAGCGCGACGGCGAGGGCGGCATCCCGGTCGAACTGGCGGACCAGATGCGGCAGCTCGAAAGAGCCGAGAACGCGGACGACGTGCGCCCGCCGGTACTCTCGGGGGTCGGCCACAAGACCCGAACGACCTGGCTCAAATCGGTCCTCACGCAGAGCGGGCGCGCCCGCCCGTGGATGCAACTCCGGATGCCGCAATACGGCGAGCCCAACGTGGGGTTCCTGCCCACGGCGATTGCGGCGCTCGAGGGCACGGTGCCGGACGACACGGTTCACGTGGTCGAGCGGACCGCGGCCAAGGTCGCCGCCGGGCGGAACATCGTGGGTAAGGGCGGGCTGGGCTGCGTCTCGTGCCACGACATCGGCGGCGTCGCCAACACCGGCACCCGCGGCCCGGACCTCGCGACGATCAACCAGCGGGTGCGGTACGAGTGGTACGAGCGCTGGCTGAGTCAACCGCTCCGGATGGCGCCCGGCACGCGGATGCCGCAGGCGTTCGTGGACGGGAAATCGACGCTCCGGAGCGTTCTCGACGGCGACCCGCACAAGCAGGCCGAGGCGATGTGGGCCTACCTCGCGCTCGGCCCCGGCCTCCCACTGCCGGACGGGTTGGAACCGCCGAAGGGTCTGGTGATCGCCGTGCGGGAGCGGCCGGAAATCCTACGCACCTTCATGCCGGACGCGGGCAGCAAGGGGATCGCGGTGGGGTACCCTGGTTACACGTCGATCGCGTTCAGCGCCGACCAGTGCCGCACCGCCTATGCGTGGAACGGCAACTTCCTCGACGCCTCACCGGTGTGGGCGAACCGCGGCGGCGCGCCGGCCAAGCTGCTGGGTCAGAAGTTCTGGACCGCTCCCGGCGGGCACCCGTGGGGGCTCACCGCGAACTCCCGGATTCCTCCGGACTTCCTCGCCCGCGTGAACAACCCGGCGTTCGGGCAGCCGCTGCCGCTCGATCCGCCCCGCGTGTACGACGGCCCGATGGCGGTCCAGTTCGACGGCTACAGCCTCGACAAGGACGGAAAGCCGACCTTCCGCTACCACCTGGACGAGACCGGTCGGGACGCGGTGCTGGACGTCGCGGAGACGCCCTTCCCGCTCAAGACCTTGTTCGCACCGGGGCTCGGCCGGAAGTTCGAGGCGACGGTCCCTGGCGGCTTCCAGGCGTGGTTCCTGGCGGGCAGTACGAACAAAGAGCCCCGCGTGTACGACGCGGCGGGGAAAGCCGTGAAGATCGACCCGAAGGCCGAGACGGTGACCGCACCGGCGGTCGGCACGCGCGTCGTGCTTCCCGGCGACGGGGACCGGGCGACGGTCCTCGAAGCTGCCGGCGCGCCCGCGGGTAGCACCTGGCGGTTCGTCCCGAACAAGGGGGGCTGGCTCGCGGTTCTGAAGTTGCCCGAAGCCAGGGCCGAGCAGAAGGTCGCCTTCACTCTCAACCTCTGGGCCCTGCCGAAGGACGACGAGGGGCTGTTAAAGGAGCTGTTCGGGCCATAA
- a CDS encoding M24 family metallopeptidase, producing MFDLSAVQAAIREAGCDGWLLYDFRGQNLLAQRVAGVAPKLSRRWFYFVPATGEPKKLAHAIEPAALDHLPGSKIVYRRWQELEAGVGALVGGAKRVAMEYSERNSNPYIGRVDAGTIELVKSFGCEIVASGDLIQQFEAVWDADQEKSHFEAAALCRAAYDVAFDFIATEIRAKGHVLETAVQARIMKHFADNGMTTYSPPIVGVGPHSGDPHFDTSPATDLPIERGSWVLIDLWAKMDRPRSVYADYTRTVFVGAAVPEKYTKVFNVVAAARDAGIKKVKDTFAAGQPLQGWEVDNATRAVIEAAGYGEYFTHRTGHNIGQEVHGNGAHIDGLETRDDRRIIRRTCFSIEPGIYLPEFGVRSEVDVYIDGDGKVHVTGGEPQTEVHRIVV from the coding sequence ATGTTCGATCTTTCCGCAGTACAAGCGGCGATCCGCGAAGCCGGCTGCGACGGCTGGCTCTTGTACGACTTCCGCGGCCAGAACCTCCTCGCGCAGCGGGTCGCCGGTGTCGCGCCGAAGCTGTCGCGGCGGTGGTTCTACTTCGTCCCGGCGACCGGCGAACCCAAGAAGCTCGCGCACGCCATCGAGCCGGCGGCGCTGGACCACCTGCCCGGCAGCAAAATCGTGTACCGGCGCTGGCAGGAACTGGAGGCCGGCGTGGGTGCGCTCGTTGGCGGCGCGAAACGGGTCGCGATGGAGTACAGCGAGCGGAACAGTAACCCGTACATTGGCCGGGTCGATGCCGGGACCATCGAACTCGTGAAGTCGTTCGGGTGCGAGATCGTCGCGTCCGGCGACCTGATCCAACAGTTCGAAGCGGTGTGGGACGCGGATCAGGAGAAGTCACACTTCGAGGCCGCGGCGCTGTGCCGCGCCGCGTACGACGTGGCGTTCGATTTCATCGCGACCGAGATCAGGGCGAAGGGCCACGTGCTCGAAACCGCGGTCCAGGCCCGGATCATGAAGCACTTCGCCGATAACGGGATGACCACGTACAGTCCGCCCATCGTCGGCGTCGGTCCGCACAGCGGCGACCCGCACTTCGACACGAGCCCCGCGACCGATCTCCCGATCGAGCGCGGATCGTGGGTACTGATCGACCTGTGGGCCAAGATGGACCGCCCGCGGTCCGTGTACGCGGACTACACGCGGACGGTCTTCGTCGGCGCCGCAGTGCCTGAGAAATACACGAAGGTGTTCAACGTGGTGGCCGCGGCCCGCGACGCGGGCATCAAGAAGGTAAAGGACACGTTCGCGGCCGGGCAACCGCTCCAGGGGTGGGAGGTCGATAACGCGACCCGTGCGGTGATTGAAGCAGCCGGGTACGGCGAATACTTCACCCACCGCACCGGGCACAACATCGGGCAGGAGGTCCACGGTAACGGCGCGCACATCGACGGGCTCGAAACGCGCGACGACCGCCGCATCATCCGCCGCACCTGCTTCAGCATCGAACCCGGCATCTACCTCCCGGAGTTCGGCGTGCGGAGCGAGGTGGACGTGTACATCGACGGGGACGGCAAGGTTCACGTCACCGGCGGCGAGCCGCAGACGGAAGTCCACCGCATCGTGGTGTGA
- the rarD gene encoding EamA family transporter RarD yields MSDPTAARFRSGLAYGLVAYTCWGMVPLYFNALGSFNMPAWEILAHRIAWSLPVMALLTAILGGGRDLLRVLRSRKLVLVLLLSAVFLALNWMLYIYATVQHRVTEASLGYYMLPLVNAAFATLFLGEKLRPAHYPALTLIVIGVAIPCLAVGYLPWIAVALPITFGLYGLVRKQAPVESMTGLTVETLLMLPPSLGFLMYLSANAQNHMTPNDWGLNALIAFSGIVTVVPLLTFTLSLRRLPLLAISFIQFVSPTVQVLIAVFWLGERDKLTPETVAAFACVWSAVALFVCDALWQARHKHGKLKPAPINLPVPGTVLRR; encoded by the coding sequence GTGTCTGATCCGACAGCGGCAAGGTTTCGGTCCGGGCTGGCGTACGGGCTGGTCGCGTACACGTGCTGGGGGATGGTGCCGCTGTACTTCAACGCCCTCGGGTCGTTCAACATGCCCGCATGGGAGATTCTGGCGCACCGGATCGCGTGGTCACTGCCGGTCATGGCGCTGCTAACAGCTATTCTGGGCGGCGGGCGCGATCTGCTCCGGGTCCTGCGGTCGCGGAAGCTGGTGCTGGTCTTGCTGCTGTCGGCGGTGTTTCTCGCGCTCAACTGGATGCTGTACATCTACGCCACGGTCCAGCACCGCGTCACGGAAGCGAGTCTCGGGTACTACATGCTCCCGCTCGTGAACGCGGCGTTCGCCACGCTCTTTCTGGGTGAAAAGTTGCGGCCGGCGCACTATCCCGCGCTGACCTTGATCGTTATCGGGGTCGCGATCCCGTGCCTCGCGGTGGGGTACTTGCCGTGGATCGCGGTGGCGCTGCCGATCACCTTCGGGCTCTACGGGCTGGTGCGGAAGCAGGCGCCCGTGGAGAGCATGACCGGCCTGACCGTGGAAACGCTGCTGATGCTCCCGCCGTCGCTGGGCTTTCTGATGTACCTCTCGGCGAACGCCCAGAACCACATGACCCCGAACGACTGGGGCTTGAACGCGCTCATCGCGTTCAGCGGGATCGTAACGGTGGTCCCGCTGCTCACGTTCACCCTGTCGCTCCGCCGGCTCCCGCTGCTGGCGATCAGCTTCATCCAGTTCGTGTCACCGACCGTGCAAGTGCTCATCGCCGTGTTCTGGCTCGGCGAGAGAGACAAGCTCACGCCGGAGACCGTCGCCGCGTTCGCGTGCGTGTGGAGCGCGGTGGCGCTCTTTGTGTGCGATGCGCTCTGGCAGGCGCGGCACAAGCATGGGAAACTGAAGCCCGCTCCGATCAATCTTCCCGTCCCCGGAACCGTGTTACGGAGGTAG
- a CDS encoding aromatic ring-hydroxylating oxygenase subunit alpha — MSGTLQSLIAAFDPETPLERASTIPNAWYTSAEVDALERDAVFARSWQMVGRRDFVAKPGQFLTADVAGEPVLVVRGEDGTLRAFFNVCRHRAARVCTDECGTATKLRCHYHGWTYDLSGHLRGVPEFDGVQNFRREENGLPPVAVAEWGPFVWVHLTPPREPLDRFLGPLVSWAESRRAFDGLKWYARRSYDLGCNWKVYADNYLDGGYHVNTVHPALAGSLDYREYRTVCDANTVLQSAPTKPADGDAGRTRTGDAAYWWLYPNFMLNAYAGVMDTNLVLPLGVDRCRVVFDFYFSDTLPDDFKRQSIEVAEQVQAEDIGVCEEVQRNLNSRSYTTGRFSVKRENGGHHFHQMLGRVLQAGTGSFTQNG; from the coding sequence GTGAGCGGTACACTACAAAGTCTTATCGCCGCGTTCGATCCGGAAACGCCCCTCGAGCGCGCGAGCACGATTCCGAACGCGTGGTACACGTCCGCCGAAGTTGACGCCCTCGAACGAGATGCGGTTTTCGCGCGCTCCTGGCAGATGGTCGGCCGCCGCGACTTCGTCGCGAAACCGGGGCAGTTCCTCACTGCGGACGTGGCGGGGGAACCGGTGTTGGTGGTGCGCGGCGAGGACGGCACGCTGCGGGCGTTCTTCAACGTGTGCCGGCACCGGGCCGCACGCGTGTGTACCGACGAGTGCGGCACCGCGACCAAGCTCCGCTGTCACTACCACGGCTGGACCTACGACCTCAGCGGCCATTTGAGGGGCGTGCCGGAGTTCGATGGGGTCCAGAACTTTCGCCGTGAGGAGAACGGGTTGCCGCCCGTTGCAGTCGCGGAGTGGGGTCCGTTCGTGTGGGTGCATTTGACCCCTCCGCGCGAACCACTCGACAGGTTCCTGGGTCCGTTGGTTTCTTGGGCGGAATCCCGGAGGGCATTCGACGGCCTGAAGTGGTACGCCCGCAGGAGCTACGACCTGGGGTGCAACTGGAAGGTGTACGCGGATAACTACCTCGACGGGGGGTACCACGTGAACACGGTCCACCCGGCGCTCGCGGGCAGCCTCGACTACCGGGAGTACCGCACTGTCTGCGATGCGAACACCGTGCTGCAATCGGCCCCGACGAAGCCCGCGGACGGCGACGCGGGCCGCACCCGCACCGGTGACGCGGCCTACTGGTGGCTGTACCCGAACTTCATGCTCAACGCCTACGCCGGCGTGATGGACACGAACCTCGTGTTGCCGCTGGGCGTGGACCGCTGCCGGGTGGTGTTCGACTTCTATTTCTCGGACACGTTACCGGACGATTTCAAGCGGCAGAGTATTGAGGTCGCCGAGCAGGTACAGGCAGAAGACATCGGCGTGTGCGAAGAGGTGCAGCGGAACCTGAACAGCCGCAGTTACACGACCGGCCGGTTCAGCGTGAAGCGCGAGAACGGCGGGCACCACTTCCACCAGATGTTGGGCCGGGTGTTGCAAGCGGGCACGGGGTCTTTTACACAAAACGGTTGA
- a CDS encoding SDR family oxidoreductase: MTNLFDLTGEVAAVLGGTGVLGGAMADALAAAGATVAVVGRSAERGTERVRAIEKAGGKAIFVSADAMKPESLRAARDAITSKLGNVTVLINGAGGNKPEGTIAPGGDFCKMGLDGWNAVFDLNLVGGTLLPSQIFGEQMVAAGKGSIINIASMSSIIPLSRVVAYSASKAAVLNLTLWLAREWATKGVRVNAISPGFFPAEQNRRMLLKDDGTYTERGAAIVGHTPMGRFGNAEELAGAVVWLASQRASGFVTGQNIVVDGGFSSVTI; this comes from the coding sequence ATGACCAACCTGTTCGACCTGACCGGCGAAGTGGCCGCGGTGCTCGGCGGGACCGGCGTTCTCGGCGGGGCGATGGCCGACGCCCTCGCCGCGGCCGGCGCGACCGTCGCCGTTGTGGGCCGGAGCGCGGAGCGCGGCACGGAGCGCGTTCGGGCCATTGAGAAGGCCGGCGGAAAGGCGATCTTCGTTTCCGCCGATGCGATGAAGCCCGAATCGCTCCGCGCCGCGCGCGACGCCATCACCTCGAAACTGGGTAACGTCACCGTCCTCATTAACGGGGCCGGCGGGAACAAGCCCGAGGGGACCATCGCGCCCGGCGGCGACTTCTGCAAAATGGGGTTGGACGGCTGGAACGCGGTCTTCGACCTGAACCTCGTCGGCGGCACGCTCCTCCCGTCGCAGATCTTCGGTGAGCAGATGGTAGCGGCCGGGAAAGGCAGCATCATCAACATCGCGTCGATGTCCTCGATCATCCCGCTTTCGCGGGTGGTGGCGTACTCGGCGTCCAAGGCGGCGGTGCTGAACCTGACACTGTGGCTGGCCCGCGAGTGGGCGACGAAGGGCGTGCGCGTGAACGCGATCAGCCCCGGCTTCTTCCCGGCGGAGCAGAACCGGCGCATGCTGCTGAAGGACGACGGCACCTACACCGAGCGCGGCGCGGCCATCGTCGGCCACACGCCGATGGGGCGATTCGGGAACGCAGAAGAACTCGCCGGGGCCGTGGTGTGGCTCGCGTCGCAGCGGGCGAGCGGCTTCGTGACGGGTCAAAACATCGTCGTCGATGGCGGCTTCTCGTCCGTGACGATCTGA
- a CDS encoding tagaturonate epimerase family protein, translating to MLTLGKYSVGVGDRFAHQAKAQLRACQLAAAQGVEVIPVWNKSNREHTIIGSEPSSVRASADAAVKELKWAHAYHVDADHIRLETVERYLPVCDFYTIDVADSIGQAAGANAVKIFVNRHPELIGTLAIPGVSEPFTTTPADMERVAAKYLKAVKDAGAIYNKIAWAKGSDNFITEVSMDETDAPQTPLELLLILAALADEQVPVQTIAPKFTGRFNKGVDYVGDLVQFEKEFRDDLAVIAFAVKKFRLPANLKLSVHSGSDKFSLYGPMSRAIRETGAGLHLKTAGTTWLEEVIGLAESGGEGLALAKAIYAKALAKKDELCAPYATVIDIKTTELPAADEVNEWTSEQFVGALRHDPANPAFNPSLRQLVHVGFKIAAQMGAQYLAMLKKCEPTISKNVTGNLYDRHLKPLFVA from the coding sequence ATGCTCACGCTCGGCAAGTATTCGGTCGGCGTCGGGGACCGGTTCGCCCACCAGGCGAAGGCCCAGCTCCGCGCGTGCCAGCTCGCGGCGGCGCAGGGGGTGGAGGTGATCCCGGTCTGGAACAAGTCGAACCGCGAACACACCATCATCGGGTCCGAACCGAGCAGCGTGCGGGCCTCCGCCGACGCCGCGGTGAAGGAACTGAAGTGGGCCCACGCCTACCACGTGGACGCGGACCACATCCGGCTCGAAACGGTCGAGCGGTACCTGCCCGTGTGCGACTTCTACACCATTGACGTCGCCGATTCGATCGGGCAGGCCGCCGGCGCGAACGCGGTGAAGATCTTCGTGAACCGGCACCCGGAGCTGATCGGCACGCTGGCCATTCCCGGCGTCTCGGAGCCGTTCACCACCACCCCGGCGGACATGGAGCGGGTCGCCGCGAAGTACCTCAAGGCGGTGAAGGACGCGGGCGCGATTTACAACAAGATCGCGTGGGCGAAGGGGTCGGACAACTTCATCACCGAAGTGTCGATGGACGAGACCGACGCGCCGCAGACGCCGCTCGAACTGCTCCTGATCCTCGCGGCGCTGGCCGACGAGCAGGTGCCGGTGCAGACCATCGCCCCGAAGTTCACGGGGCGGTTCAACAAGGGCGTCGATTACGTCGGCGACCTCGTGCAGTTCGAAAAGGAGTTCCGCGACGACCTCGCCGTGATCGCCTTCGCGGTGAAGAAGTTCCGCCTGCCGGCCAACCTGAAACTCAGCGTTCACTCGGGCAGCGACAAGTTCTCGCTGTACGGGCCGATGAGCCGCGCGATCCGCGAGACCGGCGCCGGCCTGCACCTGAAGACCGCGGGCACCACGTGGCTGGAGGAGGTCATCGGCCTCGCGGAGAGCGGCGGCGAGGGGCTGGCGCTGGCCAAGGCGATTTACGCCAAGGCGCTCGCCAAGAAGGACGAGCTGTGCGCGCCCTACGCCACCGTCATCGACATCAAGACGACCGAACTGCCGGCCGCGGACGAGGTGAACGAGTGGACCTCTGAGCAGTTCGTCGGCGCGCTCCGCCACGACCCGGCGAACCCGGCGTTTAACCCGTCGCTCCGGCAACTGGTCCACGTCGGCTTCAAAATTGCCGCCCAGATGGGCGCGCAGTACCTCGCGATGTTGAAGAAGTGTGAGCCCACGATCTCGAAGAACGTGACGGGCAACCTGTACGACCGGCACCTGAAGCCGCTGTTCGTGGCGTGA
- a CDS encoding ceramidase domain-containing protein, producing MPEQPATAEPVAQPDWGLVVGGQLPDRGPRYVETPPDPAAPDAPFIAEPWNTVTASFFIWIALAWLWRLRGRYRDYPFMISCMPILLAGGIGGTLYHGTRTARVWFYLDVVPISLLGLVGALYMAYRLFDRYERVTRLAILFVVTALLLVVYFVVNLVLFSTLRPTNRQLSINLSYASLAVLVLTPIALVLWRTRFRHGGWVVAGVISFAMAWFFRLFDQYSAGYLPMGSHWLWHTFGTISTGAVVQYFYKVEGETVEKKPEAPANRAR from the coding sequence ATGCCCGAACAACCCGCAACCGCAGAACCGGTGGCACAACCCGACTGGGGGCTCGTGGTCGGCGGGCAACTCCCCGACCGCGGTCCGCGCTACGTCGAGACCCCGCCCGACCCCGCGGCGCCGGACGCGCCGTTCATTGCCGAACCGTGGAACACGGTCACGGCCAGTTTCTTCATCTGGATCGCGCTGGCCTGGCTCTGGCGGCTCCGCGGGCGGTACCGCGACTACCCGTTCATGATCTCGTGCATGCCGATCCTGCTCGCCGGGGGGATCGGCGGCACCCTGTACCACGGAACCCGGACGGCGCGCGTCTGGTTCTACCTGGACGTCGTGCCGATCTCGTTGCTGGGGCTCGTCGGGGCACTGTACATGGCCTACCGTCTCTTCGACCGATACGAACGCGTCACGCGGTTGGCCATACTGTTCGTCGTAACCGCACTTTTGCTGGTCGTCTACTTTGTTGTCAACCTCGTTCTCTTCTCCACCCTCCGGCCGACCAACCGACAACTGAGCATCAACCTCTCGTACGCCTCGCTCGCGGTCCTCGTCCTGACGCCGATCGCCCTCGTCCTCTGGCGCACGCGGTTCCGGCACGGCGGGTGGGTGGTCGCCGGCGTCATCAGCTTCGCGATGGCCTGGTTCTTCCGGCTGTTCGATCAGTACAGCGCCGGGTACCTGCCGATGGGGTCCCACTGGTTGTGGCACACGTTCGGGACCATCAGCACCGGTGCGGTGGTGCAGTACTTCTACAAGGTCGAGGGGGAAACGGTGGAAAAGAAACCCGAGGCCCCAGCAAACCGGGCGCGGTGA
- a CDS encoding metallophosphoesterase, with product MARFVGHNWARVGYAYHVEPTWLAVNRVTLSVRDLPPQFAGVRIAQLSDFHCGPHIPTGYLEDAIARTAAEKPDLIALTGDFIDRGPEHVACAARLFRQLKAPLGVFAVLGNHDFSVHTARGFRRHPELHRHVADALANEGVDVLRNRCVRVERAGAGLLVAGVDDLWSGESDPDAALSDASAHTPRVVLAHNPQSVEQLAAHRADVVLSGHTHGGQINWPGLGRLFLGSNARRWAAGLYPLATGHLYVNTGVGFGWRFRFGVRPELAVLTLQPA from the coding sequence ATGGCGCGATTCGTTGGCCACAACTGGGCGCGGGTCGGGTACGCCTATCATGTTGAGCCGACATGGCTTGCGGTGAATCGCGTCACGCTATCCGTTCGCGACCTCCCGCCCCAGTTCGCCGGCGTCCGTATCGCACAATTGAGCGACTTTCACTGCGGTCCGCACATTCCAACTGGGTATCTTGAGGACGCTATCGCGCGCACGGCAGCGGAGAAACCGGACCTCATCGCTCTGACCGGGGACTTCATTGACCGCGGCCCTGAACACGTCGCCTGCGCGGCCAGATTGTTTCGCCAATTGAAGGCGCCGCTCGGCGTGTTCGCGGTTCTCGGGAACCACGATTTTTCGGTTCACACCGCACGCGGCTTCCGCCGCCATCCGGAGCTGCACCGACACGTTGCCGACGCACTCGCTAACGAAGGTGTGGACGTTCTGCGGAACCGATGCGTGCGGGTGGAGCGCGCCGGCGCCGGCCTGCTGGTCGCAGGTGTCGATGACCTGTGGAGCGGCGAATCGGACCCCGACGCGGCGCTCAGTGACGCCTCTGCCCACACGCCCCGCGTGGTCCTCGCGCACAACCCGCAAAGTGTCGAGCAACTCGCGGCCCACCGGGCGGACGTGGTCCTGAGCGGGCACACCCACGGCGGACAGATCAACTGGCCGGGGCTCGGTCGGCTCTTCCTCGGTTCGAACGCCCGCCGCTGGGCGGCCGGTCTGTATCCGCTTGCAACCGGTCACCTCTATGTCAACACCGGCGTCGGCTTCGGCTGGCGGTTCCGGTTCGGTGTCCGTCCGGAACTCGCCGTTCTCACCCTCCAGCCGGCGTAG